The sequence TTCCTTATAATGTTCAGGTAGTATCCCATATAACTTCGGTATAGATTCGTCACTAATAGGTCACCAAAAGGGCACTTCAATATCCCAGGGATAATGAAGTGCCCTTTTGGTGACCTTAAGATAACCAAGTTATGACGAAGTTGTACTGAATCTTTGCCGAAGAAATACTGAACTTTCCCCCAATTGTACCATACCTTTTTCCCACTCAACCACTCATTATCGCTTCGCCAAAAAGTTTTATCGCTTCGTCAACGACTTTTTTCGCACAGCCTCCCCCTATCCCCTAATATTGCCCAAAACAATTGTATGGCAATAGTCAAAGACAACATCCTCCTTCAGCTCGTCAACGGCAGCCTGGGGGACATTATCACCATCTACGTCCGGAACGGACAAATCATCATGGCAAAGAAAAGAGGGGCATCTACCCTACCTCCTACCTCCAAACAATTATTAGCGCGCCTGAGAATGAAAATTGCCGCAGCACTGGCATTAGAAATGATCAAAGACCCGGATGTAAAAGCAGCCTTCGCTGCCAAAGCCGGCCCGGGACAAAATGCGTTTAATATGGCGGTAAGAGAGGCGTACAAAATGCCCATCGTGCAGGAAACGGAGCTGCCTCCTGCTAAAAAAAATATCCCGCCTCAAAAGAAAAGAGACGGGATAAAAAATCTATTGATTCCTGAACATCTGCTGCATCCGGAGAAATTGCTTTCTGGGAAATTATTTCCTGAAAAGATACTTCCTGGGAAATTGCTGCCAGAGAAAATATTTTCTGAGAAATTGCGCCCTTAGAACTTATTTCTTCCTGAGAAATTGCGTCCTTAGAACTTATTTCCCCCTGGAAATTGCACACTTAGAACTTACTTCTTCCTGAGAAATTGCGTCCTTAGAACTTATTTCCCCCTGGCAATTGCACACTTAGAACTTACTTCTTCCTGAGAAATTGCGTCCTTAGAACTTATTTTCCCCTGGGAAATTGCGCCCTTAGAACTTACTTCTTCCTGAAAATCTTTTTCATGAACCTACCCAGTTTCGAGAGATTGGCTAGCTGTTCCTGGATAGGCCGTAGCGTCAGATCTTCTGGTTGGATACCTGCTTCGATATACTCAATTTCTGTCTGTTCAGGATAGATCAGAATCACATTGTTATGCGTAAAATACTTGCTGATACGGGAAGGCAACCCTTCCAGCGAAGGCCTGTAAGACAACGTACCTTTGCGGGCAGAAACAATAATGATCAGATCATTCTTCGTGGTATCATACGCCAGTGCCGGCAGATCTACCAGGTCATGCCAGAGTTTAAAACCAATATCAACCGTCTGCTTCAGATTTTGGATCAGGTCTTCCAGGAACCGCTGCGTGGCGCCTTCACAATACACCATCAGCTTACCACCTACCTGCTTACTAAGCAAAAACAGTTTTTGCATGTAATGAGCAAAACCTATTTCCAGTTCAGCATTACGTGGCAAAACCAGCATAATACGGCGTGTTGTATTTAGTGGAAAAGAAAAATCGCATACATACAGATTCTCCCATACACTCTGCAACACATTGTCCAGGGTTGTACCGAAGATAGAGCCAAAGAGTCTGTCTGTAGTACTCGTTTTGTCCGTCCAGCCGATGATCACATCTGTAATACCCAGCTCTTTAGAAGCGCGGGCAATACCATCAGATACGTTCAGATCGATGCGCGTCACTACCTGCACTTTGCTTTCAGTAGCGGCAGCGTGTGCGATCACCGCTTCCATCATTCTGTTTGTCTGGGTCATACGGGCTTTTGCCTCTTCATCGTCCTGCACCACTGCCAGAGGGTATACCGGTGTCTTGGCATTGGGATCTTTGATCATCACGGCAAAGTCCAGCATTGCCTCCATCTTTCCTGGATTCGCAATAGGAATGAGCATGCGCTCTGTCACTTCTTCAGCTTCTGGTTGTTTATCCGATTCTATGATAGCCAGTTTACGCCCGGCGCTTTCCGTCACGAAACTACCCACCAGGCAGGTGATCAGAATAAGGATAACTGTACCATTGAGTACATTTTCATTGATAATCCCCATATTGAAACCGATGAGGATGATGGCGATCGTGGCCGCAGCATGTGCACTACTCAAACCAAAAATCACATTCCGCTGTGGTACGCTATATTTAAATACAAGCTGTGTAAAAATCGCCGCCAGGTACTTACTTACCAACGCCATTACTGTGAGTACACCTGCAATCAGCAAGGCTTCCGGCCCTCTGAGCAATACCCGCAGATCTACTAACATCCCCACACTGATCAGGAAAAAAGGTATGAACAATGCGTTCCCGGTAAACTCAATCCTGTTCATCAATGGTGAAGTATGCGGGATGAGCTGGTTCAATGCCAGTCCGGCGAGGAAGGCGCCAATAATACCTTCTACCCCGGCCATCTCAGCCAGGAAGGCAGCCAGGAATACCATGCCCAGTACAAAGATGAAATGGGAAGTCTTGTCGTCTTTGATTTTCTTAAAGAACCACCTGCCTATCATGGGGAAGATCCACAGCACCAGCCCAGCAAATACGGTAAGGCTCACACTGAGTCTGATCCAGAAGTGCTGATTCAGGTTACCTGCAGCAGCCCCGGTAATGATGGCCAGGATCACGAGTACGGCGGTATCCGTAATGATCGTACCTCCGACCGCGACCGTCACCGCTTCATTTCTGGTAATGCCCAACCGGCTTGCCAGGGGGTAGGCCACCAGCGTATGTGTAGAGAACATACTGGAAACCAGCAGTGTAGCCATAAAGTTGAAATGCAGCAGGTAGTGACAGATCACAAACCCTAAAATCAGCGGGATAAAAAACGTAAATGCCCCAAATACAAGGCTCCTATGCTGGTTTTTACGAAACTCCGTCATATCGAGTTCCAGGCCAGCAAGGAACATAATGTATAGTAGTCCGGCCTTGCCGAACAGGTCTATACTTCCCTTCTCAATGATTTTAAATCCGTGATCACCAATGAACATCCCCGCAATGATCAATCCTACGATGCTTGGGATCCTGAACTTACGCAGGATAATTGGCGCCAGGAGGATAATGAACAGTACCAGGGCAAAAATTGGTACCGGATCTTTGAGTGGTAAACTGATATCAATCAATAATTTAGTGCCATTCAATCCTATCATAGTTCCAGTTTTCAATGTTCACAATAATAATGATAATCAGTGAGATTGTCACCCCGGATAAAATGGTGGGAGTTTAATTTAAAATCACGATTGTAAGCTGTATTTTTGTGCAAATTATACATTTTCGGATATGAGCCAGCGTCAGCAAACAGGCACACACACCAAAGAGTGGGAAGATGTGTTGGTAGCAGAGGATGAACAATTTCCATACAGCCTCATCGTGTGGAACGATGAAGTAAATACATTTGACTGGGTCATTCAGTCCCTGATGGAAGTATGCGGCCATTCGCAGGAACAGGCTGAGCAATGTGCTTTGATCATTCATCATAATGGCAAGTATGCTGTGAAGCAGGGTGAGTTTACCGACCTGCGTCCTATGTGCGAAGCGTTGTTGGATAGAGGAATCAGTGCAACTTTAGAAGAAGCTGTTGAAAGATAATGCCTGTCTTTTATCTCACAGATGAGCTAATTTTCCCTCCTGTTAATTTAGCAGATGAAGACGGTCTCCTTGCTTATGGAGGGGATCTATCTGCCGAACGATTATTATTAGCTTACCAGGAAGGGATTTTCCCCTGGTATAATGAACCGCCTATCTTATGGTGGAGTCCGGATCCCCGTTTTGTATTATTTCCTGAAGAGTTGAAGCTCAGCGCCAGTATGAAACAGGTACTGAAGAAGAGTGTGTTTGAGATCACCTTTGATGAAGATTTTGAAGGGGTGATAGCGGGGTGTAAACAATCGCTGCGTAAGGGGCAGGATGGTACGTGGATTACTACGGAGGTGGAGGAAGCGTATGTAACATTGCATAAGATGGGGTATGCGCATTCGGTGGAGTGCTGGCAGGATGGAGAGTTGGTGGGTGGATTTTATGGGGTGATGATAGGGGCGTGTTTTTTTGGGGAGTCGATGTTTGCGAAGGTGAGTAATGCGTCGAAGGCGGCGTTTATAACGTTTGTGCAGAAGGCGAAGGGGATGGGGTTGAGTATCATAGATTGTCAGGTGTATACGGAGCATTTGGCGTCGTTGGGGGCAAGGTTTATTGGAAGGGATGAGTTTTTGGAGATAATACAATCCTGATTGAATATAACACTAACGACTGTTTGAAATTTAATCCCAATAAATACATTCATGAAAGCGGAAATTCACAAACGGAACAAAAACCCATTTTCAATAATACATTCATGAAAAAAGAATTCACCCACACACATGAAACCCATTTCCAATAAACACATTCATGAATGAGGAAATTCACAAACGGAATAAAAACCCATTTCCAATAAAAACCTTCATGAATGAGGAAATTCACCAATGGGGGATGAAAACCATTTTCAGAAAAAACCCTCATGAACCGGGTTCACAAACGACTATGAAAATGGTGGTACCTTCGACAAAAGTACTACCATGGAACAATCACATATCAGTTTTGAACAGGTTGTGAGTCGCGGCTGTGGCCTCGATGTTCACCAGGAGAATGTAGTAGCCACCATCAGAGGAAATGGGTTGGAAGAACAAACCCGCACTTTTAGCACTTTCACAAGTTCACTTAGGGACCTGGTAGCTTGGCTTGAAGAATCCGGCATTACACATGTCGCAATGGAGAGCACGGGGTTTACTGGAAGCCTGTTTTTAATATACTGGAACCTCACTTTGAACTTATTCTGGTCAATGCCCGGCATATTAAATATGTGCCGGGGCATAAGACCGATCGCAATGACAGTGCCTGGATTGCAAAATTATTGCTAAGCGGGCTACTAAAGGGAAGTTTTATTCCACCGCAATACACTCGCGAATTACGGGAATTGTACCGATACAAACGTAAAGTAATAGGACAGCGGTCCAGTGAATATAACCGGTTACAGAACATTTTAGAGACAGCCAATATCAAATTGAGCACTGTAGTCAGTGATGTATTCGGTGTAAGTGGCTGGTCAATGATCACTGCCATTATTGAAGGAGAACAGGATCCTATGATATTGGCCAATTTGGCAAAAGGTAGGCTCAAAATCAAAAAACAAGAGCTTATTCTTGCATTAGAAGGCCATCTTAATGAGCATCACCGTTTTATGCTCAGCCTGTCTAAAACTGTTATTTTACAGCTAAATGACCTACTTGGTCAGGTGGATAACCGTATAGATCAGTACTTAAAAAAATGGGAGGAAGAAGTAAAATTACTTCAGACTATTCCCGGAGTACAAAAACAAACAGCTACCGCCATCTTAGCCGAAATAGGTACAGATATGCATGCGTTCCTAATCAGCATCATTTGGCTAGTTGGTGTGGTTTATGTCCTGGTAATAATGAAAGTGCCGGAAAAAGAAAAGTGAAAGAATCAATCATGGCAACAGATCCCTTAAAACCGCACTCGTGGAAGCAGCATGGGCTGCAGCACATACGAAAGATACTTATCTGAAAAGAAAATATTATACTTTGAGTATACGAAGAGGCAAAAAACGAGCACTTATTGCAATTTCACACAAAATCCTAATTGCCGCTTATTTTATACTCAAAAATAGAGTGCCATATATGGAACCTGATAATCAGGAGTGGCTAAAAAAAGAAAGCAGGCGCAGATAAATAATTATCTCAGACGCCTGCGCGAGCTTGAGGCATTACCCCCATCTCAATAAGATTACTAAGTTACAAAAATCGACCTTTTATTGGTGCTTTTTCAGCCTGTAGAAAAAACTGATTTAAGACTCTAAGTACAAACGATTGTTGCTATAAGCACGAAAAGAAAATTTTAATCCTATAGAGTCATATCAAATTATGGCCTGGACGAACTATTTTCAAAGAAAAAGGGTCGGAAATAAATTCCAACCCTATTATTCCAATCTATTTTAATTCCAAAAACTATTTCTTTTTCGTAAACCCTCCTTCAAACAAACACCTGATCCCTCTATACGCTCCACAACCACCAATCTCCTTTATCGTCAGCTTGCTTGCAGAAAACTGAAACGCTATCCCACATTCCGTATCCTTATCCGTAAACTCTCCTTTATTCGCACCTGCAAAATGCCCCGTACCAGATATCTCTCCTTTACACCCACTCTCCTTCGCAAATGATATAAAGAACAAAAATGACTTCGCATCTTTCCCATCACGAATTGATACTATACTATTCTCACCCGCCGCATAATCACCACTAAATTTATTCTTCTTTGGCAGCGTATCAATCGGATTAAATAACTGACCAGGTGCCGCTTCACCAGTAGAGTTAGTCATGATCAGCGCAGTGCTGCCATTCGCTTCTACTGAATAGAAATTTTCAGTTGTACCCGTATGACCAGGCGTTACTTCTGTCTCTGTCGTAATCTTCACCATCTCCTTACTATCGATAGAGAAGTATTCCTTTTTATTACTCTTACTATTTAACCAAGCTACCTGCACACGACTCAGGTAATGATCCTTCTTATCAAACACACACAGGTATGCAGCTGTCGTATTCTTGTCCTCAGCTTTGATCACAAGATAGTTGATCTGTTTGCCCGTCAGTGATACTAATGGATAATAACTCACCTTGCCGGTTGGGAAGTCAACCTTCGCCAGCGTATCGACCAAAAACCGGCTGATAAGGGCGGTGTCGATAGCAGTGGAATCACCAGTCTTGCTGGTAAGCAGCTCCGGAGTCAGCTTGTAAGGCAGTTTGCTGTCAGCAAATGACTGACGGAATTCTTTAAAAGTTATTGCATCAGCGCCTGATTTTTTACCGCCCGACTTGCAGGAGGCGAAAAGTCCAAGTGCTAATGCTGCTATCAACAGCTTATTCATGCGTATTTGCTTGTTTATTATGGCCGAAAAGTTAAAGAAAAAATTGATATGAACAAAAGCGAAGCGCAAAATTGGGATTTTTTCTCGATTATTTAGGTAAATTTCGGACATCCTTATGTAATATCCGGCACCAGTGGGCGATTTGAGGGAACCAGTTGCATTTCTCCAATATATTATTTAGATTTACCTAAATTTTATTTTTAGCAATATGAATTTGTCGATCTCAGAGGAGAACTATATCAAATCAATCTATAAATTAGAAGAAGGACAGGAACCAGTCAGTACCAATGCGCTGGCCTATGAGCTGGATACCAAACCCGCATCGGTGACCGACATGGCAAAGAAGCTAAAAGAAAAGAAGCTCATTGCATATGAGAAATACCAGGGCATCAACCTGACCAGCGAAGGGAAAAAAGCCGCCCTGCAAATCATACGCCGACACCGCCTCTGGGAATGTTTCCTGGTGGATAAACTCAGTTTCAGCTGGGAAGAAGTACACGAACTGGCCGAAGAACTGGAACATGTTCGCAGCGAAAAACTGACCAACCGCCTCAGCGAATTCCTGGGTAACCCGCAGATTGATCCTCACGGTGACCCCATCCCTGATGCACAAGGCAAAATGGGTAAACCCAGGGTACATACCAGCCTCCATAAATCAAAAGCCAACCGGCTCGAAGTCATGGCAGTATCCGATAAATCGGCCGCCCTGCTGGAATTTCTGAATACTAAAGGCGTGCGGTTAGGGACACAACTGGACGTCATTGAACGATATGAATTTGACAACTCTATTGAGATAAAAATAAAGAACCAACCTGCCTTTACCATCAGTGAACAGGTAGCGAAAAATATCATGGTAAAGCAGATTTAAGCTAATTTTATGAACCATCAGCACACATCCCTTGGCGAAGTACATCAAAGTGTAGACACGACTGCAGACAACCCAAACCGCTGGAAAAAAATGTTTGCCTTCTTTGGACCTGCTTACCTCGTGAGCGTAGGTTATATGGACCCCGGCAACTGGGCCACAGACCTCGCCGGCGGCAGCCAATACGGGTATACCCTCCTATGGGTACTGCTCATGAGTAACCTCATGGCACTACTACTACAATCACTCAGCGCAAGACTAGGCATTGTTCGCGGACGTGACCTCGCTCAGGCAAACAGAGAGACATACCCCCCAGGTGTTAATTTCGTTTTGTATATACTGGCAGAAATCGCCATTGCAGCCACCGACCTGGCAGAAGTGCTGGGCATGGCCATCGGTATCCAGTTACTAACAGGATTACCTTTGCAATGGGGTGTGAGCATTACCGTTTTCGATACCTTTCTATTACTGGTATTGCAGAAATATGGTATCCGGAAAATGGAGGCTTTCA is a genomic window of Chitinophaga sp. LS1 containing:
- the aat gene encoding leucyl/phenylalanyl-tRNA--protein transferase, which encodes MPVFYLTDELIFPPVNLADEDGLLAYGGDLSAERLLLAYQEGIFPWYNEPPILWWSPDPRFVLFPEELKLSASMKQVLKKSVFEITFDEDFEGVIAGCKQSLRKGQDGTWITTEVEEAYVTLHKMGYAHSVECWQDGELVGGFYGVMIGACFFGESMFAKVSNASKAAFITFVQKAKGMGLSIIDCQVYTEHLASLGARFIGRDEFLEIIQS
- a CDS encoding ATP-dependent Clp protease adaptor ClpS; translation: MSQRQQTGTHTKEWEDVLVAEDEQFPYSLIVWNDEVNTFDWVIQSLMEVCGHSQEQAEQCALIIHHNGKYAVKQGEFTDLRPMCEALLDRGISATLEEAVER
- a CDS encoding pentapeptide repeat-containing protein; translated protein: MFSGSNFPGSIFSGNNFPESNFSGCSRCSGINRFFIPSLFF
- a CDS encoding metal-dependent transcriptional regulator; the encoded protein is MNLSISEENYIKSIYKLEEGQEPVSTNALAYELDTKPASVTDMAKKLKEKKLIAYEKYQGINLTSEGKKAALQIIRRHRLWECFLVDKLSFSWEEVHELAEELEHVRSEKLTNRLSEFLGNPQIDPHGDPIPDAQGKMGKPRVHTSLHKSKANRLEVMAVSDKSAALLEFLNTKGVRLGTQLDVIERYEFDNSIEIKIKNQPAFTISEQVAKNIMVKQI
- a CDS encoding cation:proton antiporter; this encodes MIGLNGTKLLIDISLPLKDPVPIFALVLFIILLAPIILRKFRIPSIVGLIIAGMFIGDHGFKIIEKGSIDLFGKAGLLYIMFLAGLELDMTEFRKNQHRSLVFGAFTFFIPLILGFVICHYLLHFNFMATLLVSSMFSTHTLVAYPLASRLGITRNEAVTVAVGGTIITDTAVLVILAIITGAAAGNLNQHFWIRLSVSLTVFAGLVLWIFPMIGRWFFKKIKDDKTSHFIFVLGMVFLAAFLAEMAGVEGIIGAFLAGLALNQLIPHTSPLMNRIEFTGNALFIPFFLISVGMLVDLRVLLRGPEALLIAGVLTVMALVSKYLAAIFTQLVFKYSVPQRNVIFGLSSAHAAATIAIILIGFNMGIINENVLNGTVILILITCLVGSFVTESAGRKLAIIESDKQPEAEEVTERMLIPIANPGKMEAMLDFAVMIKDPNAKTPVYPLAVVQDDEEAKARMTQTNRMMEAVIAHAAATESKVQVVTRIDLNVSDGIARASKELGITDVIIGWTDKTSTTDRLFGSIFGTTLDNVLQSVWENLYVCDFSFPLNTTRRIMLVLPRNAELEIGFAHYMQKLFLLSKQVGGKLMVYCEGATQRFLEDLIQNLKQTVDIGFKLWHDLVDLPALAYDTTKNDLIIIVSARKGTLSYRPSLEGLPSRISKYFTHNNVILIYPEQTEIEYIEAGIQPEDLTLRPIQEQLANLSKLGRFMKKIFRKK